CCCAGTAATACCCCCAAGTTACAGTCATCTCCATAATGAAGTGTGGGGCTCATGCACCTTCTGCATTGGCCGCCCACATGAAGAACAGCTTTCTTCAGCTGCACTAAGAATGATGCATAGATGTAGATTTCCAAAGGCTACAGCAGCAAGATCACAGAAACCTTACATGAACTTCAGAATCtgacttctctctcttccctggaCCTGGATCCTCCAAAGTGATCAGATCCTAACATGAATTTCCAAAATGATCATGTTTCTTCAGGAAATGTCTCTTCCAGGGCCCTTACTCACCCTGCATTGCCCAGCCTTTCATTAGGCCATGAGGATTCTGGGAAAAATGCAAATTGCCTAGGAAATGCTCCCTTTTACAGaaatagatttttgaaaattatatatggGGCAGAACCTGATATAATCTATGAGAagagccagaatagccaaagacattatttttttattgatgaGGATCTAGAACAAGGCAATTGTTTCATACCAACTGGGTGCCGTTTCACAATATCTTTGGCACTGCCAAACTCTGTCTAAATCTCAGAGGAAAAGTcattagaagaaaaatgtttaaaacaagcTCTACAAAACAAAGCTATTTCTGTCCCTAGAGATGGTCCACTGTAAATGAACTGCCATGTATATAAAGAATACTCTTCCTGTCAACACATATGCTTTTCTCTAACAGTTATTAAAATAAGATCAATATTATTAGTGAAGCAATACGTGAAATATTTAccaagagagaaagggagtaaAGGACATGGAGATATGGGGGTAGGGTGCTATTTtaggctggatggtcagggaaggcctctctgatgaACTGACATCTGAGAGACCCCAGTGGAATAAGGGAGCAGGACCTAGGATCATCTAGGGGAGTGAGTTCCCAGAAAAGGCAACAGTCAAATCCCTAAAGCAGAAAGAAGCATATTTAGTTTGTTAGATCAGTAAACTATGGTTTACCAcctgattttataaataaagttttattggcacattcatttacttacatattttctATGGATGCTTTTGCTCTACAATAGCAAAGTTGAGTACTTGCAACAGAGACAGTTTGGTCAACAAAGCCTATTTACCaactggccctttacagaaagtcTGCCAAACCACAATGTAAGATGAACACCAAGGAGGTGAATGTAACCTGGAAAGAGAGGCAGGGGCCAGATCACTTTGGGCCTCGTAGGATAAAACCACCCAAACAACCACCTACCTACTAAACAACAAACACATCCCCAAGAGATTAAGAGTGCAGATATTATTTACAAATTTGGGTTCAAAGGTTTCTTTTCACTGCCTCATTCTAGGGTACCCATCTGACCTCTGCTTCATTTCTGGTCCCCAGGGTTCTCAACCTTATTTTCCATGAGACAGGGACGTACACATCTGAGAGGGTTCCAGGGACATATCCACAATAAGCCCAAACAAATGAGATTTAAGAAAATTGTCAAATGATCGttcacaaataataattatatgctACAAGTTATTTTGATacaaatgtgatattttaaactATATCATAAGACACAATGAAACTACTGCTATAGGCTATATTTTCCAGCATTTTTTTTATTCAAGTAGAATTCCCCAGAAATGAAATGTATTCAAAGACCTTGCTAAGCAAAGTGTGGTCCAAAGACCAGTGGCATCAGCACCTAAAAAgtggttagaaatgcagaatctcaggccttgACCCAGACCTATTTAATCAGAATCCACAGTTTCATGAGATCCCCAGGGGATTTGGTGATTAAAGGTTGAGATCCAGTTTTAATAGGGATTGGCTTCTAATTACTCTTTTCTAAGAgatggaaatataaaattttaaatttcaaagagGTGAGCCTGGTTTGTACTATTCATGCTAGTGACAACCGAATACAACTGAAGTGTTTAATAATATGGAATTGGCTGAATAAAGGCTGGTACATTTATCCATACAGAAATATTACGCAGCTGTCTGTATAATGTAGGAGAATAACATGAGAATATATTCAGAGTTaatcattaagtgaaaaaaatcaattgtagATAGGACTAAgactaaaaaaatgtaaagacagGACTAAAGAACagaatataaatgttataaacCTTAACGATATGATATAACTAATAAaatgagggaaggaagagaggaggcaTAAAAGGCAGTGTTGGCATGTGGATTTCATTATCAGGTCAAAATATATCAGTTAAGGCTGATAAGTAGTAGGTTGTaattatatttaaagatataaGTCAATCAATTAGTCAATAAATCAGTAGAACTGGGGGTTGAAAGATGGAGAAAAGTAGGAAGaaggtggaaatataaatttattacacTTATTTTTATAGGATATTAATAAACACTGcctaaaaatatcaatttttaagtaatcaatataaagttaaaaatgtaaacttgaaatagaaatttaaacTTTCTAGATTATTGAaagaaacacatatacacacaaacaaaacaagcaaatgaaaaacccAGAGACCATATGGTAAAAGAAGCTACCTaaacagaataatataaaatgtgatGAGATAAGCCAGACTTTCATAAACATAAATAAGTTAAACTCacctattaaaagaaaatattctcataatagattataaaagaaaacacaactaGTCTTTATATACAAGCAGCAtacctaataaaaataattcaagctGAAAACAAAACTATGGGCAGAGGCACATGAggcaaatgcaaacaaaaagtAACCAGGGCTTCCAGCcttaatatcagacaaaaataaattcagggaaaaatgcaataaagaaaacaaagagggctttgcataatgataaaggggacaaTCTATAATGAAGAcctaaaaatatgctttttatacatttcaaaatctaaaagtgttaaaaaaaatgtaatctcaTGAAAATCACCGATAAAAAccataaataaaactattaacaAACAGAATCTATCAGCACATTAAAAAATAGTACATCACAATCAAGGGTGGTTTATTCCAGGAATAAAAGGATGgttcaataaataaatctgtaaaattaattgattatattaattaatcaaaaagaaaaaccataagaTTAATGTTCACTACATTGAAAGGAGATTTTGTGAAATTCTACATCCATTCTTAAGAAAAACCTTTTAATAACGTAAGTACAgagaagtaatttcttttttgtttgttttttgtttttttgagacagagtctcgttctgttgctcaggctggagtgcagtggtgtaatcttggctcactgcaacctccacctcccaggttcaaatgattcccatgcctcagcctctcaatagctgggattacagggacctgccaccacacctagctaatttttgtatttttagtagagacgggttttctccatgttggccaggctagtctcgaactactggacttaagtgatctgcctgccttggcctcccaaagtgctgagattacaggtgtgagccattgcacccagcccagatGAGTACTTTCTTAAGATTTCTgtttgtctatctatctattcacCTACCCCAAAGCCAGGATCATGCTTAGTGGGAAATACTGGCACATGCTTATTAAAGTCAAGAGCAAAACAAAGATATCATTGATTACTATTCTGATTTAACATTTTTCCAGGTGCTTTAGCCAATGtaatgaacaaagagaaaaaaataagaggcataaaaattgggaaaagaggctgggcacagtgactcatgcctgtaattccagcattttgggaggccaagacgggaggatcacttgaagccacaAGTTCatgattagcctggccaacaaggcaaagccccgtctttactaaaaatacaaaaaattagccaggcatggcagcgcacacttgtagtcccagctactcgggaggctgaggtgagagagctgcttgaacccaggaggcagaagttgcagtgagccaagattgctccaccatactccagcctgggtgacaagagtaacaccctgtctaaaaaaacaaaacaaaacaaaacaaaaaaaacaaaaaaacagggaaaataggaactaaattttacattttttgaaaaggaaataattacctACATGGCAAATCCAGGCAGATCAACTGAAAAACCATTATAATTAGTAAGAGAATTTGGTAAAGGACTGgtacaaaattaatataccaaAATCAATAGTTctcatgtacacatacacacaacaatGACAAGTTGGaggaaataatagaagaaaagatcTACTGACCTTAAtagcaaaagataaaataaccaGGAGTAAACAGGGAATAGGAAGATCAATATAAAGCAAACTTGAAAGTGCAACTGAGGGGCAGTAAAAGAGGCTTAAACAAATGGTAGCATACTGTATTCTTGAATAGTAAAACAGTAACTTACAGATGTGTCTTCTTCTTAAGTTATCTGTATAATGTGAGACCAATAAAAATATCAAGAGAAATTTTGGGGACCTGGTCAAGTTAATTCTAAAGAACACAGGgagaaaataaacatgttaagtataagttttaaagaagaaagcaaaaataagagtAATAAAGAGGTGTCTAGCCCATTCAGATATTAAAACACACCAAAGAGcttcaataataaaaagtgaaGTACTAGAATATGGAAAAGCTGTCAGATCAAAAGAACAGACCAGAAAGCCCAAAATAGATACAAATACACAAGAAATGTGGTATATGATACAGATGGGTTTAAAATTAGCCCAAAAGAGTTgggttatttaataaatgaaccTGAGGGAACTAGTTAGATACCTGAACAAATAGATGCCTGAATAAATAAAGTTGGATCCTTATCTGTAACCCCACTCCAAAATAAATACTAGGTAGATAAAGAACTTAAATATAGAAAACGAAAGCAGTGGGTAAACATGGAAATTTTTTTGCCATATGACAAAAACTCAggtcataaaatgaaatacataaatttGACAACAAAAAATTTctacacagaaacaaaaacagcaacaagtTTGAACAAATtaagcaaaaatatttgaaatgcataATTCAAAGAGCcaattttcttcatttacaaagagttcctaaatgaaatttttaaattcccaatAACTCAACAGAAATCATGCAAAAGCTAAAACAGTTCACAGGTAAATACAAATGACTCATAAATTTATAGAAAGATGTTCACCcataataagaaatttaaattaaaactatgAGGTGCCATTTCACCTCTCAGATATTGGCAAAGTACAGAAGACAGTTGGAAAACACCCTGTGTTGGTGAGGACATGAGGAAATTGGcattttcatacattgctggtaggaaggTAAATGAGAATCACTTCTATGCAGGGCAACATCTATCAATATTTTCagtcaaatatccttttgccagcaAATCTAATTCTAAGAAATTATCCCAGAGAAGTATTCCCATATGTTGAAATGACATATGTACAAGGATATTCGTTGTACATTGTTTGCAACAACAAAAGATTAGAAACGacctaaatatatattaatggaGACTTGTTGAGTTACAATCTATCCATACAATGGTATACTCTGTAGCTGTGAAAAAGGAGGAAGCAGCTCTATTTGTGCTGATGTAATTACTATGAAATATTGTTTGCTCAAAAAGCAAGAGGCACCCAATATTCCTTTCTGGAATTGCCTCTCATAAATTCCTTTTATTCGTTCCTTAACATCCAAGTCCTCAGAATGCATCCAAGCTTGTTATTCTCCTTCATGATTATCACCTTTCTCCCAGGTGGTTTTCTCTGACCAAAATGCTTTTTGCCCCCACCTTCTCTTTTGGGGGAGTACCTAGTCCTCCCTTAAACTCAGCACAGCACCactgcctccaggaagcccttCCTGACCCGTGATTTAAGATCCTCTTTTGAGGCTGGGGTCCTCGTTCAGATGACATACTCTCAGTGTGGCTTACCACACTGCACTGTAACTGTCTGGTTACTGGCTACCTCCCCCATTTGACTGTGAGGTCCTTGAGAAAAGGAACCTTGTCTCCCTTATATCTGTATGAGCTAAGTCCAGCACCAGGACTGGCAAAGTTTAGATGCTCTgtaaatggatagatggatggatgaatgaatgacataGAGAATCTACTCCCCACCGTAGCATGGATGatcttttagaaatgaaaattgggggccggctgcagtggcttacgcctgtaaacccagcactttgaaaagccaGGGCAGacagattacctgaagtcaggagtttgagaccaggcagACCAGcatacagtgaaaccccttctctactaaacgtagaaaaattagctgggtgtggtggcacatgcctgtagttccagctacttgggaagttgaggcaggagaattgcttgaacctgggaggtagatcgtgctactgcactccaccctggggacagagtgagactctgtctcttaaaaaaaaaaaaaagagagagagaaaaaaaaaaaagaaaattggatcATGTCACTCCCTTACATAAAAACTTCAAATGCACATAAATAAAACTCAAactcctaaaaaagaaaaaagcaagcaagcaaaagaATAGCGTGTTTAGGATGGTGTCATTTGCAGGCTTGAGAAAGAACGAACATGGCAGGGTGGAGGGAGATGTTCTCTCTATACACCCTACGTACCTCTTGActtctaaaatatattcatagaAGTATGACAATATTTTATTCCTTCCTGTATTTCCAAAATGGTCTAAAACGAGCATGTACTTCTTGTTGTAATCATTTAAAGAAACCCTCAAAAATAAAGGACGTTTAATTTCTGCGTAGTCTTTGGAGTTAGTTCCTCGTTGTTTTAAAGCTATGTTTCTTCTTCTCTCGCTTTGGTGTTCCAAATGAACAGTTTGAAAAATAGCAAACTTCATTGCTCCCTTTAAAAATGCACAACCATTTTCTTTGCTTGGATCTAATAATCACtaaattttcttcctattttaacaTTTATGGTTTATGTCAGCGGCTCTTAATCTTTATTATGCCAGAGATCACATCAGGGAggctgttaaaatgcagattctcaggatTCTACCCCCAGACATTCTGAGTCAGTGGGGgccctggaatctgcattttaccatTACTACAGGAGATTCCTATGTAGGTGGGTGGTCTATAGACCATACTTTTCAAAACGTTCATCCATGACTTGTTCAGGAAAGAGTATTTTTCACGTAGAAGTGAAAATCCTATATAGTATTTAGGATTGCAAGTGATCTCTCCCTTGAAAAAacacatgcgcgcgcgcacacacacacacaccttacaCCTTTATAAGCATTCACATTGTGTCCTATACTTCATAATACAGTTTTGTGTGCACTCATCTTGTCTTCTCTCTCAGCTTTTTGAAAATGGGATGCAAGTCTTTATGTATCCTAGTGCTCCAAAGTTGTGAAATAAAAGTATGTGTGATAGAAACCAAAGTATATGGTTCAAAAGTTACTTTCTTTGGCTTCGGGAGTTGGTTTTCTCTGCCAACTATGTAAATTCTTAGtcattccccttctccttcccgcAAAGCTCAGCTATGTGCAAGCAACTGTAACACTGCCTGCTAAGTCTAGAGAGGAgctgctgttttattttaaaatacatatataaatcacTTCTGGTAGCTTCCTACGCCTTTCCCAGGACCTCTGATGAGCCCTTTCCTCTGTAAattttaaactggaaaaaaaaaaacatctgaaAAAGCAGCACAAGTGGTTGAGATAAACATCCCAGAGGGTTTTCTACATTACGTAAATTTTCAAGTGTGAGGTGAAGGGACCCATGAGGTATAGTGGCAGCTCTATGCCACCGCCTGGTGGCAATATGCTCCATGACATCCCAACCCCACCCGTGCATCCCTGGGCTCTTAGGGACGCTCATCCTATGCAGGAGctcctgtgtgtgtgtccccAGCAGCGCCAAATCCAGGGCATCTACAAATATTTGCTGGTATGAGTAGCAGGAACTAAAAACACATAGCTCGAATTTTGATGTCTTCTGCCCAACTGAGGGTCACTGGTTCTTTCAATTGTGTAACTTTCTAAGATTTTGCAGCACAGAGCTTTTTGAATGACACAGGTCAAAAGACAAATGTGGAAGACTGCCTATACTCAAAGCATAACTCTAATAGCACAAAATACACATGCCTGTCATCACTGGAAAAGCTCCAAAGCTTTTGAGAAAGGTCATTACACCTATCCACAGGGACACTCACCCTCACTCAAACCTGAAAAACTTAGGTCAGGGCTAGCATGAAAGTGATTGAGTCCCAGAGGTACAGCTCAATGACTTGGCCTaaagagcagagagaaaagagaactgaGTAAGGGTTTACCAGTCTGAAGGATGCTCACATAGGCCTCCAGGGACTCCACATCCACTAAGATTAGGAGACAAAATAACCCCAGATGGTGAGGATGGGAGTGGCAAAAGTTCTTTCAGTAAACATAAAGAACCTCCTAAGAAGTACCTGGAATCTTATTTAGGGGTTCACTACAAACAAATTATCTTTACTTGGGAATAAATGATGGCCCTGCCCAAAAAGGTGGGGAACACACTTGATGGCATTTTGGGGTCCCTTCCAACTTTAGATGTAGAGTTTCACTTAACAGTCTCTATCAGTAGGCAAGATGGGATaatgtgaataaaaacaaaaaccaagttaCTTGTTAGACTTGAACAGAAACGACTTCACTCGTATATAAAGTTATCACAGGGATTGCATCTACCTCTGGGATTTCAAGTTCCCTGATGACAGAAGAATCCTTTAATGGAGGCTGCATGCTGGGTTAATGGTCACGCTATGAGTGGAAATTCTGAGATCAATAGGCCTAAATTCGGGAAATCAAGGCGGCACCTAAAGCCTAATGGTCTGATGAAAGCACCAAATACttattgttctttcttcttctccctgtCAGGCCTTTAATTGATTCATACCCTATTTTTCCTAATGCCATCATTACATGCACCTTTGGGAAGAGGTGAGGCGAAGTGACAAAATTGTTCACAGAAAATCCCATGCAAGATGGGCTTGAGGCAAtctagactccacctcaaaaacagcTGCATTTCAAAAACCACTACTTAGGTCCACCCAACCACAGGTCAAGTCTCCTGTGTGCTTAAGTCTTTACCCCACTGGGATTACTAATTGGATCAAACCTCTATAATTCAGAGTTACAGGCATTTTGTTTTAGGGGAAAGTTTGAATTATacgtttttaaaatacaaatgagtTCTTTCCTACAGCAATGCTTACTGCCCTGAGCACTGCAGTAAAACTTAGATTAGGGAATTACTCCCTTGTGTGGGACTTTTATGAAATAGAGAAGTCCAAGGaaagtttcaaaaaaattaagaaagcctTAAGAAAATAAGTCAACAAAATTGTATCTTAAATACAATCAAAACTTCATGTTTAATAGGGATTCATCTGTTTCCCATACTCTCTACATGTCCAGTTCAGACAGAAATCATGGGAGAAAAGACTTTTCTGTGAGCTAGAACAGACCATCTGCTTGACCAGATGGCTCTGAGGAACAGCCAAACTCCCAATGGGCAAAGGGCTGTGAGGAAGAGCAACACATATCAGAAGAATTTTCAACAAGGGCTGAAACACAATAAAGTTAGCCACAAAATGGAATTAATGAGAGAAGCCCCAACCCAATGGGAGTTTGCCTGATTTTAATGAACCCAAACTCTAACATTGTACTGGAAGAGGAAGGAACATTAAAATCCAGCCTGATTATCACTGTTTACAGAATTTCTCACCAGAGGCCCACAGATGAAAAGGCTGCTTACTCTAAAGCCCGtagaaccctattgtgaactgcacatgcgagggatctaggctgcgtgctccttatgagactctaatgcgtgatgatctgaggtggaagtttcatcccgaaaccacctccaccaccaccccgtccatggaaaaactgtcttccacaaaactggtccctggtgccaaaaaggttggggactgctgccttAGAATATAAGAAACAACTAAAGCAGCCAACAGGTCTGGAGTTACACTTCCAGCCCTCCCCTTTGTACACACTCAATACTTCTTGCTGAACTGGCTATTAATAACCACTTGTGAAATCCCTCCCCACACCTGCACTTAGTCCTTTGTCTCTTCCTACCTTCCTTTACTGAGTGGTGACAAAATTATAATAGAGAGTGGAAGATGGTGATGGGCAATGAAGAGGGACCTATTTCTGAAGAgatgttttaaagatattttatttttcaataccAGTAATGactgaaaatgaaagaattaaagcaggaagcaaaacaaaaacaaaaaagaaacccaaaacttGCAACCTaaactttctgggaaaaaaaaattgctataaaTGTCAAAAGACTTAAAGAGAACATTTACAATGCAGCCCTGATGTACCTAATCATTACTTCAAATGGCTGGATGTTTTAAGCTGAGAATCTTCCCAGTGCCTTTCTAGTGCTCTAAAATCATCCCCCAAACAGATGAGAAATGAGACAAACAGGTCTCCCTTCTTGAGTACATAATTTTTATGAATTGCATCGGACCCACAGTGAATGTACTTTAGAGAGTTTCACCAACACTAAAGAGAAATTCAAAGATCAAATGGCAGCAAAAGATCAGGGAAAGAATGTAGAAGAACCATGCAGTCACAGAGCTAACCTGCAAGCTGCCCTTAGTCCTATACGCCTGAAATCAAATCCATAGCCAGTGGTGAGGAAGACATCAGAAGTTAGCTGCATGACAGCACAGCTGGGTCCTATCTCCCTGCCAGGGGTCTCAACTGTAACTCGCGCTCCAACTGCTCTGCAGTCAGGGTGCCCTGGATGGCTTCGCAGCCCGGATTGAACACAGAGTAGGcgctcttctctccctccttcttctcttcaGGGCCTCGTGTCCCGACGTACATCCAATAGAACAAGGACAGGACAAAATATGCCAGGCCAAATTCCAGTTCCACAAACAATCCCAGCAGGACCAACCAGAGAAGAACCTTCAAGAAGGTGATATTGGTCAGGAAAGACTGGTCCCAGCATGATGGTAGAGGAATGGCTATGTTCCATGGTGGCTGTGATGTGCTGCCCTGGGGCTGCGGCGCTTCCTAGGAtacacaaacaaaagaaagaataaagggtaATGGAGCTGTGATGATCAAAACTAATCTGAAAAGGCAGTTTTCATTGCTGTGAGAAGGCTGCTGGCTCACTGATTTCTATTCTCTCACCCTACTCTCTAAAACAATCACCTCCAAAGAACTATGTGCTCTGCTCCAACTGAATCAAAACTGATCAGCACTTAGTGAGATGAGACCTAATAAAAGCCCTACAGCATTCAGACAGATTCTTATTCGTGGGAGTCATTTCTTCAGATTAGTCTGCTGCTAAGAAGAGCTAATTTGTGCCCCATACAGAAACTCCTGAATAACTGGTAACGCAACAGTCATGACAAATGCTTCAAACACAGTCAGAGTCAACGTACCTTTGTTGATCTGATTAGATGACCCAAAACATTATGACTGGCGTGATTCTAAAATAGAGACAGGAAACAAAAATCCTTTtcacgttttttaaaaaaaaaacaaatcagccaggcgcacacttgtaatcccagcactttggaaggctgaggcaggcagattacttgagctcaggagtttgagaccagcctggccaacgtggtgaaacctcatctctactaaaaatacaaaaattagccagcatggtggcacatgactataatcccagctactcaggaggctgaggcatgagaattgctcaaacctgggagatggaagatgcagtgagctgagattgcaccaccacaccctagcttgggtgacagagcaagacactgtctcaaaaacaacaaaaaccactgtTACAGCCATTACTGGGCCCTCTTACCTTCCCATCCCCTGTGACTAACCTACACAGGTCGTTGTCACTCACCCAAGGCCCAGCCAATGTCTCCTAACTAGACTCCCTGCCTCCTATCCCTTCCCTCCCCAAGCCATCCTATGTACAACTGCTAAATGAATTTTCTTAAAGACCCATCATCCTCCTGCCCACAAATCTTCAAAAACTTTCACTGCCTacaggataaaatccaaactccttgggCTGGAACCCAAGGCCCTCAATTTGTTCAACAGATTGAAATGCCAGTACACAGGCTCCTGTGCCAGATGCTAATGGCAGACACAGGTATTTAGACAGCTCTGTGTCCAGTCCACTGTTCTCAGAACTCTTTGAGCATGCCCTACAATAAGGAATACATTTGAGACTGTAACCCAGAATACATATATGCAACAACCTTTCACAAGTCAACACTTACCCTCCCGGAGACATTCTCTTGTATTtcctattctattttaaaaatatttttactaggGGTCAAGATCTTCTATATTAATTTCACCATCCACTAGTGGGTCACAGTGGTCTAGGAAATTCCATTACAACACGATCCACAATCTTTTGTTCCATAAATGACCCTTCTACTCCAGCTTCACTGGTCTTATTACCCAAAGGTATTCTCAGTCCTCATCTCAGGCCTAGAATTCCatccactttctctttcttcctcaacTATTTGCCTTCCATCCAGGCAAGCACAGTTCATGAACTGTCAGCCCTGACCTCCCTGGCCATCAGGGCGGGtgccccctctgcctccccaagcACCAGCTAGCTCTCCTGCTCATTGAGCATCAAACTATTCAGTACTACAGTGTCTCTCTTTTAATATAGGTCATGTGATGTGTGATGCCAGATTGTTTAAGTACCAGGAGGCAACGTGTCTCCAGATCCAAACACAGCATCCCACACTTAGGTTCTCAATACATAGCAGAACTTTCAATTCATCTCTTCAGTTACATCCCCTATTCTTCTTCACATGAATATTTAAAAGGGGATCACAAATACTGGTTATCTGATTTATGGTGCTTCAGAAGTTCTATTTTGTCAGAACCTTCTTTTTATAGCATCAACACTGTAATTAGTATCTCTTTGGTTAGATTAGAAAGTCTGACTGGAGAGGCCCTTATATTATCAGCCACATCCCTGACCCCTGATACTCTAAGAAACGTCTGTTTCAGATTTGACATGCATGCACAGTACTTCTGGCCCAAGAAGAATGCATCTGGGCAGTGTACTGGGCAAGGGGGAGAGCAGCATGAGACGACAGGGCtaagg
This genomic window from Chlorocebus sabaeus isolate Y175 chromosome 17, mChlSab1.0.hap1, whole genome shotgun sequence contains:
- the SAYSD1 gene encoding SAYSvFN domain-containing protein 1 isoform X3, whose translation is MEQRLAEFRAARKRAGLAAQPSAASQGAQTPGEKAEAAATLKAASGWLKRFLVWKPRPASARAQPGLVQEAPQPQGSTSQPPWNIAIPLPSCWDQSFLTNITFLKVLLWLVLLGLFVELEFGLAYFVLSLFYWMYVGTRGPEEKKEGEKSAYSVFNPGCEAIQGTLTAEQLERELQLRPLAGR
- the SAYSD1 gene encoding SAYSvFN domain-containing protein 1 isoform X2, whose protein sequence is MDGSHCGLHLGRALTTMIPLPPPGPPSDRQCCCVFSVVIDEEVSTSSFPLPDFAWRKAVSRNNSVTSFFHIRTKMLEAPQPQGSTSQPPWNIAIPLPSCWDQSFLTNITFLKVLLWLVLLGLFVELEFGLAYFVLSLFYWMYVGTRGPEEKKEGEKSAYSVFNPGCEAIQGTLTAEQLERELQLRPLAGR
- the SAYSD1 gene encoding SAYSvFN domain-containing protein 1 isoform X1 — its product is MDGSHCGLHLGRALTTMIPLPPPGPPSDRQCCCVFSVVIDEEVSTSSFPLPDFAWRKAVSRNNSVTSFFHIRTKMLVTFKNSYRSLLLPSPAISQEAPQPQGSTSQPPWNIAIPLPSCWDQSFLTNITFLKVLLWLVLLGLFVELEFGLAYFVLSLFYWMYVGTRGPEEKKEGEKSAYSVFNPGCEAIQGTLTAEQLERELQLRPLAGR